GCCATGGTATAATAAATAGGGGTGAAGTAGACCTCATCAGTATCAAGATCAACAATAACAGGTGCTACACACCAATTTTCAAACCAATTGGGTCCTCCTTGTTTATCTAAAACCATATTCCAATCTACCCATCCGTCTACCCAATTATTAAGACAGCCAATAATATCTCTAGCGTAGCGGTTTACTGGTGCATATTTAGGATGTAAATACTTTTCTTCTTCAGATGCCCAATCCCAACCCCAATCGGTCGCTTCTTTTTTCCAGTACCAAGCATCGTCTTTCCATTTTGGGATTTGGGAGTCTACACAACCTTCAGTTTCAATTAAAAATTTGTTTGGTGCTTTATTGTGCGCGTATTGTAATGCTTCTGGAAAATAATCATAGGTACTTTCATACCAGTGAATGGCAGTTCCGTCAAAGTATTTTGAAGATGCTTCGTCTCTATACATCTCATCTACCCATTCTTTTAAACCCGCTCTGTTTTGATCGTACCCTAAAATGATTTTATCACCATAGCCATCAGACTCTAATTTTGGTCCTAAATGAAACTCAACAAAATCGGTCATTTCTTTTGGCGAAAAATGCATGCTTTCCCAATTGTTTCCATTACCGTGTGGTTCATTTTCTACTGTAAAACCCCAAATATTAATACCTTCAGCTTTATAAGCATCTAAGTATTTTGAGAAGAATAATGCCCAAGTATCATAATATTCTGGGAGTAATTTACCACCAACCCAATCGTTATTATCTTTCATCC
The nucleotide sequence above comes from Flavobacteriaceae bacterium HL-DH10. Encoded proteins:
- a CDS encoding glycoside hydrolase family 30 protein; translated protein: MKILKYSVYSLFVLLMLSCNENQDKLIVEVYETSASGNQLKMITERVSGDQASIIKILPNETYQTITGFGGAFTESSAYLLNKLSQANRDTILKAYFSKEGARYSLTRTHMNSCDFSLSNYSYTPVEGDKNLEHFSIEEDRDDLIPMIKDALAVSEDGFKIFASPWTAAPWMKDNNDWVGGKLLPEYYDTWALFFSKYLDAYKAEGINIWGFTVENEPHGNGNNWESMHFSPKEMTDFVEFHLGPKLESDGYGDKIILGYDQNRAGLKEWVDEMYRDEASSKYFDGTAIHWYESTYDYFPEALQYAHNKAPNKFLIETEGCVDSQIPKWKDDAWYWKKEATDWGWDWASEEEKYLHPKYAPVNRYARDIIGCLNNWVDGWVDWNMVLDKQGGPNWFENWCVAPVIVDLDTDEVYFTPIYYTMAHFSKYIRPEAKIIGLENSDDTLMVTAAQNPDESIAIVIFNEGEQTKNIKMSLGEKSIDIQISGQAIQTILIPIKNQ